A genome region from Streptomyces antimycoticus includes the following:
- a CDS encoding MFS transporter, whose product MTDDASGADQPGDVPERPADPPEVHDRWLLVAVAGALAFVAMLDMNIVNVALADISQGLRVPAATAQWAVLGYQLPVVALLLPVGRWLDAVGTRPALLAATGGFALCGALAAASPWAAWLIAARIGQGMCGAVLFVLMPVLAIRSVRPELRGRAMSVPATLGPLGAVTGPAVGGLLLDHLGWRWIFLVKIPLCLLALAVVWRAMAGDGRLRGADRRFLADTALIAMGVTILLLSLTLASDTPAWLPLALVAAPPLWWWLRGPGGRPVAGVLRAAGLLRAHGAVLALAVGFAAMHYVVALHLQRDEDVSATTTGLTVLVFPLGMGLAGPLGGRLADRYGARPVAVTGAALAAVGLLLLVPLGDGWSPPDVAWRLALAGLGMGLNGGPAQALVMGAAPPGRAATVGSTVQLARSLGFTLGPALATAVWGPAGPDDGVRAGLALAALAACSAVPLLGRPARGPANLTEKTADAAPAAPR is encoded by the coding sequence ATGACCGACGACGCGTCCGGTGCGGATCAGCCCGGGGACGTACCCGAGCGGCCGGCGGATCCACCCGAAGTCCACGACCGCTGGCTCCTGGTGGCCGTGGCGGGCGCGCTGGCGTTTGTGGCGATGCTCGACATGAACATCGTCAACGTGGCGCTCGCGGACATCTCCCAGGGCTTGCGGGTGCCGGCGGCGACAGCCCAGTGGGCGGTCCTGGGCTATCAACTTCCCGTCGTCGCTCTTCTGTTGCCCGTCGGCCGCTGGCTCGACGCCGTGGGCACTCGCCCCGCGCTGCTGGCCGCGACCGGCGGCTTCGCGCTGTGCGGCGCGCTTGCCGCCGCATCGCCGTGGGCCGCCTGGCTGATCGCCGCCCGGATCGGACAGGGCATGTGCGGCGCGGTGCTGTTCGTGTTGATGCCGGTGCTGGCGATCCGCTCCGTGCGGCCCGAGCTGCGCGGGCGGGCGATGAGCGTGCCCGCGACCCTCGGCCCCCTGGGCGCCGTCACCGGACCGGCGGTCGGCGGTCTGCTCCTGGACCACCTGGGCTGGCGCTGGATCTTCCTGGTCAAGATCCCGCTCTGTCTGCTGGCGCTGGCCGTGGTGTGGCGGGCGATGGCCGGGGACGGCCGTCTGCGCGGCGCGGACCGGCGCTTCCTCGCCGACACCGCCCTGATAGCCATGGGAGTAACGATCCTGCTGCTGTCTCTGACCCTGGCCTCCGATACCCCCGCCTGGCTGCCGCTCGCCCTCGTCGCCGCACCGCCGCTGTGGTGGTGGCTGCGGGGACCGGGCGGCCGGCCGGTGGCCGGTGTGCTGCGGGCGGCGGGGCTGCTGCGGGCGCATGGCGCGGTGCTGGCGCTGGCGGTGGGTTTCGCCGCCATGCACTACGTGGTCGCCCTGCACCTCCAGCGCGACGAGGACGTCAGCGCGACCACCACCGGCCTGACGGTGCTCGTCTTCCCCCTCGGCATGGGGCTGGCGGGCCCGCTCGGCGGACGGCTCGCCGACCGGTACGGGGCCAGGCCCGTCGCGGTCACCGGCGCCGCGCTCGCCGCCGTCGGTCTGTTGCTGCTCGTCCCGCTGGGCGACGGCTGGTCCCCTCCTGACGTGGCCTGGCGGCTCGCCCTGGCCGGACTCGGCATGGGCCTGAACGGCGGCCCGGCCCAGGCCCTCGTCATGGGCGCCGCCCCACCGGGCCGCGCCGCCACGGTCGGCTCGACCGTCCAGCTCGCCCGCAGCCTCGGCTTCACGCTCGGTCCGGCCCTGGCCACCGCGGTCTGGGGGCCGGCCGGTCCGGACGACGGCGTACGGGCGGGTCTGGCCCTCGCCGCCCTCGCCGCCTGCTCCGCCGTACCGCTGCTCGGCCGGCCCGCCCGCGGTCCCGCGAACCTCACCGAGAAAACCGCCGACGCGGCGCCCGCCGCACCCCGCTGA
- a CDS encoding copper chaperone PCu(A)C — translation MTTPSWTPTRRRLTDSLRAAAAPFCACVLALGGLATWTASGNAGRPPRIGVTDAQLFLPAPGVPRTAAFFRVTNTGGMQDRLVEVTSSAVAEGISLSRHRMTGRGAASRQLADSLPVPAGGTLDMSPFTSDVTVPATARWRAGDLVPFTLRFEHGGRVETNAVVVRPGDR, via the coding sequence ATGACGACCCCCTCCTGGACGCCCACCCGCCGTCGCCTCACCGACTCCCTGCGGGCCGCGGCCGCTCCGTTCTGCGCATGTGTCCTCGCACTGGGCGGCCTCGCCACCTGGACCGCCTCGGGCAACGCGGGCAGGCCCCCGCGTATCGGCGTCACCGACGCGCAGCTCTTCCTCCCCGCCCCGGGAGTGCCCCGGACCGCCGCGTTCTTCCGCGTCACCAACACGGGTGGGATGCAGGACCGGTTGGTCGAGGTGACCTCCTCCGCGGTCGCGGAGGGGATCTCGCTCAGCCGTCACCGGATGACCGGGCGGGGTGCCGCCTCCCGGCAACTCGCGGACTCCCTGCCCGTTCCGGCGGGCGGCACGCTCGACATGTCACCGTTCACCAGCGATGTGACCGTCCCGGCCACGGCCCGCTGGCGGGCCGGAGACCTGGTGCCCTTCACCCTCCGCTTCGAACACGGCGGACGTGTCGAGACCAACGCCGTCGTCGTGCGCCCCGGCGACAGGTGA
- a CDS encoding FAD-dependent oxidoreductase, whose protein sequence is MALPPALALERIDFGDTLPAERVRLARATPVWMGAVAKVVAQYPSAFWRDAGLAGAAFSRLGPLQEIHDMSGPGGRPAALFGFAHAGAVGPDFEEALTAQLAQCFGPAAATPDILHVRNWSTERWTALSTVRRLADYSLSATPATSSPPSTADRTGRRPRRRPRTPDTSKAPSPPRNARPTTSWPRRRVPPAAAA, encoded by the coding sequence CTGGCCCTGCCTCCGGCCCTGGCACTCGAGCGCATCGACTTCGGCGACACGCTCCCCGCCGAACGGGTCCGTCTCGCCCGGGCCACCCCGGTCTGGATGGGCGCGGTCGCCAAGGTCGTCGCCCAGTACCCTTCCGCGTTCTGGCGGGACGCGGGGCTGGCCGGTGCCGCGTTCAGCAGGCTGGGCCCGCTCCAGGAGATCCACGACATGTCGGGGCCCGGCGGCCGGCCCGCCGCGCTCTTCGGATTCGCGCACGCCGGCGCCGTCGGCCCCGACTTCGAAGAGGCCCTCACCGCCCAGCTCGCCCAGTGCTTCGGCCCGGCCGCGGCCACTCCCGACATCCTGCATGTGCGGAACTGGAGCACCGAGCGGTGGACCGCCCTGTCCACGGTGCGACGCCTTGCCGACTACTCGCTCTCGGCCACCCCCGCCACCAGCAGCCCGCCCTCGACGGCCGACCGCACTGGGCGTCGACCGAGACGGCGACCGCGCACGCCGGACACATCGAAGGCGCCCTCGCCTCCGCGGAACGCGCGGCCCACGACGTCCTGGCCACGACGCCGGGTACCACCGGCCGCCGCGGCGTGA
- a CDS encoding GNAT family N-acetyltransferase → MAGGNAVALDDPVGASLRGHHAHLARGRGGAVSYLPGVATFSAVPVEAGSAEWADLARLLGPGGFADMFDCPSIPPSHWEPVFVLGGRQMVWAGAGSRVPSQAEARTGVVELSPGDVPEMLDLAGRTEPGPFWARTLELGTYLGIRDNGTLVAMAGERLRPPGWTEISAVCTAPEARGRGYAARLVSALAARIVSRDERPFLHVADTNTAAIALYERLGFETRKPVTFRGFRTPVSS, encoded by the coding sequence ATGGCGGGCGGCAACGCTGTCGCACTCGACGATCCGGTGGGCGCGTCGCTCCGGGGGCACCACGCGCATCTCGCCCGCGGACGCGGCGGGGCCGTCAGCTACCTGCCGGGAGTCGCGACGTTCTCCGCGGTGCCCGTCGAGGCGGGATCGGCGGAGTGGGCCGACCTCGCCCGGCTGCTGGGGCCAGGCGGGTTCGCGGACATGTTCGACTGCCCGTCGATCCCGCCGTCGCACTGGGAACCCGTCTTCGTCCTCGGAGGGCGTCAGATGGTCTGGGCGGGCGCCGGCTCGCGTGTCCCTTCCCAGGCCGAGGCCCGTACTGGCGTGGTCGAACTGAGCCCGGGCGATGTGCCCGAGATGCTCGACCTGGCCGGGCGGACGGAGCCGGGACCGTTCTGGGCGCGCACCCTCGAACTCGGCACCTACCTCGGCATCCGTGACAACGGCACGCTGGTGGCGATGGCGGGGGAACGGCTGCGGCCTCCGGGATGGACCGAGATCAGCGCGGTCTGCACCGCCCCCGAGGCTCGTGGGCGAGGCTACGCCGCCCGCCTGGTCAGCGCGCTCGCCGCGCGCATCGTGTCCCGGGACGAGCGTCCTTTCCTGCATGTGGCCGACACCAACACGGCCGCCATCGCGCTGTACGAACGGCTGGGCTTCGAGACCCGCAAGCCGGTGACCTTTCGCGGGTTCCGCACCCCGGTCAGCTCGTAG
- a CDS encoding heavy metal translocating P-type ATPase, with protein MAGEPAAVAVVTDLAIGGMTCAACVKRVEKKLAGLDGVTAGVNLATGRARVNHPPEIGLDQLIATVEQAGYTAALPEPPRKERCEDGDEAEDARRERDRLVTTALLAVPVLVLSMVPGLQFRAWQWLCFVLAAPVAVWGAWPFHLRAARGLRHSAATMDTLVSLGVAASFAWSSYALFFGGAGDPGMRMPFSLVPTASDGVAHIYLEAAVGVPLFVLAGRFLETRARRGTGAALRALARLAAKEVSVRDGDGERLVPIEELRVGQVFFARPGERLATDGTVVKGSSAVDLSLVTGESEPVEAGPGTPVIGGAVNAGGLLLVRATAVGADTQLSRITRLVTEAQAGKARAQRLADKAAGVFVPVVLTLAVTVLGFWLGAGAEPQAAITASVAVLVVACPCALGLATPTALMAATGRGAQLGVLVSGPQALEGLRHLDAVVLDKTGTLTSGHMSVARVTAVPGGLGEEELVRLAGAVEQGSEHPLGRAITAQARRTVSGEPLPAPTDFVALPGKGVRGRVEGRLIEVLAPTDALPPTLAQALSAAETGARTPVVVRVDGEPEALIEVGDVLRPGSYRAVERLRRLGVRPVLATGDREAPARAVAADLRIEEVHARCTPEDKAALVHELREQGYRVAVVGDGVNDAAALAGADLGIAMGTGTDVAIGAADVTLVRGDIETLADAVRLARSALGTIRANLLWAFGYNVVTVPLAMVGLLNPMLAAAAMSVSSLLVVGNSLRLRAWQPSPTGPRPSRPAAPAARRPL; from the coding sequence ATGGCCGGCGAACCGGCAGCGGTGGCCGTCGTGACCGACCTCGCCATCGGCGGCATGACCTGCGCCGCCTGTGTGAAGCGTGTCGAGAAGAAACTGGCCGGGCTGGACGGGGTCACGGCCGGAGTGAACCTCGCCACCGGCCGGGCACGGGTGAACCACCCGCCCGAGATCGGCTTGGACCAGCTCATCGCCACCGTCGAGCAGGCCGGCTACACCGCCGCGCTGCCCGAACCGCCCAGAAAGGAACGGTGCGAGGACGGGGATGAAGCGGAGGACGCCCGGCGGGAGCGCGACCGGCTGGTGACCACGGCGTTGCTCGCGGTCCCGGTGCTGGTCCTGTCGATGGTTCCCGGTCTGCAGTTCCGCGCCTGGCAGTGGCTGTGCTTCGTGCTCGCCGCCCCCGTCGCCGTCTGGGGAGCCTGGCCCTTCCACCTGCGAGCGGCGCGCGGACTGCGACACTCGGCGGCCACCATGGACACCCTGGTCTCGCTGGGTGTCGCGGCCTCCTTCGCCTGGTCCTCCTACGCGCTGTTCTTCGGCGGGGCCGGCGATCCCGGTATGCGGATGCCCTTCAGCCTGGTGCCCACCGCCTCCGACGGCGTCGCCCACATCTATCTGGAAGCCGCCGTCGGCGTACCGCTGTTCGTCCTCGCCGGCCGCTTCCTGGAGACACGGGCCCGGCGAGGGACCGGCGCGGCACTGCGCGCCCTGGCCCGGCTGGCCGCCAAGGAGGTGTCGGTACGCGATGGCGACGGCGAGCGCCTGGTCCCGATCGAGGAACTGCGGGTCGGTCAGGTCTTCTTCGCCCGGCCGGGGGAGCGCCTGGCCACCGACGGCACGGTGGTGAAGGGCAGCTCGGCCGTCGATCTCTCGCTGGTCACCGGGGAGAGCGAGCCGGTGGAAGCCGGTCCCGGCACGCCCGTGATCGGCGGTGCCGTCAACGCGGGGGGCCTGCTCCTGGTACGGGCCACCGCGGTGGGCGCCGATACCCAACTGTCCCGGATCACCCGGCTGGTGACCGAGGCCCAGGCGGGCAAGGCGCGGGCGCAGCGGCTCGCCGACAAGGCCGCCGGCGTCTTCGTCCCGGTCGTGCTCACCCTGGCCGTCACGGTCCTCGGATTCTGGCTCGGGGCCGGCGCCGAGCCGCAGGCCGCGATCACCGCGAGCGTGGCCGTCCTGGTCGTGGCGTGCCCCTGCGCGCTGGGCCTGGCGACCCCCACCGCGCTGATGGCGGCGACGGGCCGGGGCGCCCAACTGGGCGTCCTGGTCAGCGGACCGCAAGCGCTGGAGGGCCTGCGGCACCTCGACGCCGTCGTCCTGGACAAGACCGGCACCCTCACCTCCGGGCACATGAGCGTCGCCCGGGTCACCGCCGTGCCGGGCGGACTGGGCGAGGAGGAACTGGTCCGGCTGGCGGGCGCCGTCGAACAGGGATCGGAACACCCGCTGGGGCGTGCCATCACCGCCCAGGCCCGGCGCACTGTTTCCGGAGAGCCGCTCCCGGCCCCGACCGACTTCGTCGCGCTGCCGGGGAAGGGCGTGCGCGGGCGGGTGGAAGGACGGCTGATCGAGGTCCTGGCCCCGACCGACGCGTTGCCCCCGACACTGGCTCAAGCACTGTCGGCCGCCGAGACCGGCGCCCGCACACCGGTCGTGGTCCGCGTCGACGGCGAGCCCGAGGCACTGATCGAGGTCGGAGACGTGCTGCGACCGGGAAGCTACCGGGCCGTGGAGCGGCTCCGCCGCCTGGGCGTGCGACCGGTGCTCGCCACCGGCGATCGCGAGGCGCCCGCCCGCGCCGTCGCCGCCGACCTCCGCATCGAGGAGGTGCACGCCCGTTGCACCCCGGAGGACAAGGCCGCCCTCGTCCACGAGCTGCGGGAGCAGGGCTACCGGGTCGCCGTGGTCGGTGACGGGGTCAACGACGCGGCCGCCCTGGCCGGGGCCGACCTCGGCATCGCCATGGGCACGGGCACGGATGTGGCGATCGGGGCGGCCGACGTGACGCTGGTACGCGGTGACATCGAGACCCTGGCGGACGCGGTCCGTCTCGCCCGCAGTGCGCTCGGCACGATCCGCGCCAATCTGCTCTGGGCGTTCGGCTACAACGTCGTGACCGTACCGCTGGCCATGGTCGGCCTGCTCAACCCCATGCTCGCGGCGGCCGCCATGTCGGTCAGTTCGCTGCTCGTGGTCGGCAACAGCCTGCGCCTGCGTGCCTGGCAGCCGTCGCCGACCGGCCCACGCCCCTCCCGGCCCGCCGCGCCCGCCGCCCGGAGGCCACTGTGA
- a CDS encoding pirin family protein, protein MSNLDVRPAATVCGGRDDVTAQPVRELLAAKQVPLGESTMVRRLLPNLGRRMVGAWCFIDHYGPDDIAQEPGMQVPPHPHMGLQTVSWLHDGEVLHRDSVGSLQTVRPGELGLMTSGRAIAHSEESPREHARLLHGAQLWVALPDGDRHIAPGWEHHAELPRVTGGGGLRATVILGELDGAASPGTTFTPLMGADVALAADTDARLPVRPDFEYAALTMSGEAEVDGVRLAPGSLLYLGCGRTELPLRADVDSAFMLLGGEPFEEKIVMWWNFIGRSHDEITQAREDWAAGTRFGTVHGYDGNPLPAPELPPVPLKARGRTR, encoded by the coding sequence ATGAGCAATCTCGATGTGAGGCCCGCGGCGACCGTATGCGGCGGCCGCGATGACGTCACCGCCCAGCCGGTTCGCGAACTGCTGGCCGCCAAACAGGTCCCGCTGGGCGAATCCACGATGGTGCGCCGGCTGCTGCCCAACCTGGGGCGGCGCATGGTCGGCGCCTGGTGCTTCATCGATCACTACGGCCCGGACGACATCGCCCAGGAGCCGGGCATGCAGGTCCCTCCCCATCCGCACATGGGGCTGCAGACGGTCAGCTGGCTGCACGACGGCGAGGTGCTGCACCGTGACAGCGTCGGCAGTCTGCAGACGGTGCGCCCCGGCGAGCTGGGGCTGATGACCTCGGGCCGGGCCATCGCGCACTCCGAGGAGTCCCCGCGCGAGCACGCCCGCCTGCTGCACGGGGCCCAGCTGTGGGTCGCACTGCCCGACGGCGACCGCCATATCGCCCCCGGGTGGGAGCACCACGCCGAGCTGCCCCGAGTGACCGGCGGCGGAGGGCTGCGGGCGACGGTCATCCTCGGCGAACTGGACGGCGCGGCCTCGCCCGGCACCACGTTCACCCCGCTGATGGGCGCGGACGTCGCCCTCGCGGCCGACACCGACGCCCGGCTGCCGGTGCGTCCCGACTTCGAGTACGCGGCGCTCACCATGTCCGGCGAGGCCGAGGTCGACGGGGTCCGCCTCGCCCCCGGCTCCCTCCTCTACCTCGGCTGCGGGCGCACCGAACTGCCGCTGCGCGCGGATGTGGACAGCGCGTTCATGCTGCTGGGCGGGGAGCCCTTCGAGGAGAAGATCGTGATGTGGTGGAACTTCATCGGCCGCTCCCACGATGAGATCACCCAGGCGCGCGAGGACTGGGCGGCAGGCACCCGCTTCGGCACGGTGCACGGCTACGACGGCAACCCACTCCCCGCCCCGGAGCTCCCCCCGGTGCCCCTCAAGGCCCGCGGTCGCACCCGCTGA
- the asnB gene encoding asparagine synthase (glutamine-hydrolyzing) → MCGITGWVSFHQDPRTQAPVIEAMTAALTPRGPDAGGVWLGRRAAIGHRRLAVLDIAGGVQPMTDRPDAPTTVLTYSGEIYNHHALRAQLRGLGHEFRTRSDTEVVLRAYAEWGEEVADHLDGMFAFAVWDERAHRLLLVRDRLGVKPLFWAEVDGGLAFASEPKALFAHPELRPRVDADGLREAYSLLFTTGPTVWSGVREVEPGGLFLLDRDGIRERRYWELEAEAHPDDRDATVARVHDLVSTAARAQLEADVPLCSLLSGGIDSTVLTALLADELRLREGPGARIRSYAVDYRDQAESFTGDVLRTGHDTPYATEAGAFLGTDHSTVVLDPRALLDPEHRKAVVMARDSPIGVGDMDTSLYLLFGEIRKHSTVALSGEAADEVFGGYPWFHNPRALAAPTFPWLLVTGDEAAMPLNPELDLRIGEFRDDTYRSARAAVPHLDGETPTEHRQREMQHFSLTRWLRQLLHRKDRLSMAQGLEVRVPYCDHRLVEYAFTTPWTLKNFDGREKSLLRAAATGLAPDSVLHRPKNHYPATHHPDYNRGLQNLARDTLADDTVRSLADETRLKPCLDTPPGQLEWGHRLRLERVVDLALWLDHYQPELAL, encoded by the coding sequence ATGTGCGGAATCACCGGCTGGGTCTCCTTCCACCAGGACCCCCGCACCCAGGCCCCGGTCATCGAGGCCATGACCGCCGCCCTGACCCCGCGTGGCCCCGACGCGGGCGGAGTCTGGCTCGGCCGGCGCGCCGCGATCGGCCACCGCCGCCTGGCCGTCCTCGACATCGCCGGCGGCGTCCAGCCGATGACCGACCGGCCCGACGCCCCGACCACCGTGCTCACCTACAGCGGCGAGATCTACAACCACCACGCACTGCGCGCACAACTCAGGGGCCTGGGACACGAGTTCCGCACCCGCAGCGACACCGAGGTGGTGCTGCGCGCCTACGCCGAGTGGGGCGAGGAGGTGGCCGACCACCTGGACGGCATGTTCGCGTTCGCCGTCTGGGACGAGCGGGCACACCGGCTGCTCCTGGTCCGCGACCGGCTCGGCGTCAAGCCCCTCTTCTGGGCGGAGGTGGACGGCGGTCTGGCCTTCGCCTCCGAACCCAAGGCGCTCTTCGCCCATCCGGAGCTACGGCCCCGGGTTGACGCGGACGGGCTGCGCGAGGCGTACAGCCTGCTCTTCACCACCGGTCCGACGGTGTGGTCCGGCGTGCGGGAGGTCGAGCCCGGCGGTCTGTTCCTGCTGGACCGGGACGGCATCCGCGAGCGCCGCTACTGGGAGTTGGAGGCCGAGGCCCACCCGGACGACCGGGACGCGACCGTGGCCCGGGTGCACGACCTGGTGAGCACCGCCGCCCGCGCTCAGCTGGAGGCCGACGTCCCCCTGTGCTCCCTGCTGTCGGGCGGCATCGACTCCACCGTCCTGACCGCCCTGCTCGCCGACGAACTGCGCCTGCGCGAGGGCCCGGGCGCCCGGATCCGCTCCTACGCCGTCGACTACCGCGACCAGGCCGAGAGCTTCACCGGTGATGTTCTGCGCACCGGCCACGACACCCCGTACGCCACGGAAGCGGGCGCGTTCCTCGGCACCGACCACAGCACGGTGGTGCTGGACCCGCGTGCCCTGCTCGACCCCGAACACCGCAAGGCCGTGGTCATGGCCCGCGACTCGCCGATCGGCGTCGGCGACATGGACACCTCGCTCTACCTCCTCTTCGGGGAGATCCGGAAGCACTCCACCGTCGCCCTGTCCGGCGAGGCGGCCGACGAGGTCTTCGGCGGCTACCCCTGGTTCCACAACCCCAGGGCGCTCGCCGCGCCCACATTCCCCTGGCTGTTGGTGACCGGCGACGAGGCCGCGATGCCACTCAACCCCGAACTGGACCTGCGCATCGGCGAGTTCCGTGACGACACCTATCGCAGCGCTCGGGCCGCCGTGCCGCACCTCGACGGCGAGACGCCCACCGAACACCGGCAGCGCGAGATGCAGCATTTCTCGCTCACCCGCTGGCTGCGTCAACTCCTGCACCGCAAGGACCGGTTGAGCATGGCGCAGGGCCTGGAGGTCCGCGTCCCCTACTGCGATCACCGGCTCGTCGAGTACGCCTTCACCACCCCCTGGACCCTGAAGAACTTCGACGGCCGGGAGAAGAGCCTGCTGCGCGCGGCGGCCACCGGACTGGCCCCCGACTCGGTGCTGCACCGCCCCAAGAACCACTACCCGGCCACTCATCACCCCGACTACAACCGCGGCCTGCAGAACCTGGCCCGCGACACCCTCGCCGACGACACCGTCCGCTCACTCGCCGACGAGACCCGCCTCAAACCCTGCCTCGACACCCCGCCCGGCCAACTGGAGTGGGGCCACCGCCTCCGCCTCGAACGCGTCGTCGACCTCGCCCTGTGGCTGGACCACTACCAGCCCGAACTCGCCCTTTGA
- a CDS encoding cytochrome P450 family protein, translated as MTPQESGTAPDALPEPVPLMGCPYKSNPYPLYERMRETGPVHRVLFPSGVHAWFVTGYDAAHSALGDDRLGKNHDRGNDRWRARASIMPEPQHSQLQVHLLHQDPPTHTRMRRFVTDAFTPRRIERLRPRFQELADALVDALPETGPADLVTGFAARFPFQALAEVIGLPPELAARFDRDWGKVVQPVGPTDPGRPLYEARLHGLQSYIAEVVAHKREHEEDDLLSRLVVARDRRELSQEELDSMIFQLLVAGQEPVTNQITTALIALFRHPAQLARLRDNPELMPRAVDELLRYDSAFELTTWRFFDRDSDLHGTKVPAGDSVIVSLCAANRDPRRFPDPDSLDLDRSPNPHLAFGHGIHFCPGASLARPELQIALGTLLARLPGVHLAIEDGDIEWIPAVLGRGTDHLPVGYDRRV; from the coding sequence ATGACACCCCAGGAATCCGGGACGGCCCCCGATGCCCTGCCCGAGCCCGTGCCGCTGATGGGCTGCCCCTACAAGAGCAACCCGTACCCCCTCTACGAGCGGATGCGCGAGACCGGACCGGTGCACCGCGTCCTATTTCCCAGCGGCGTACACGCCTGGTTCGTCACCGGCTACGACGCCGCGCACTCCGCGCTGGGCGACGACCGCCTCGGCAAGAACCACGACCGGGGCAACGACCGCTGGCGCGCCCGCGCCTCGATCATGCCCGAGCCCCAGCACTCACAGCTCCAGGTCCACCTCCTCCACCAGGACCCACCGACCCACACCCGCATGCGGCGCTTTGTCACCGACGCCTTCACTCCGCGCCGTATCGAGCGCCTGAGGCCCCGTTTCCAGGAGCTGGCCGACGCCCTCGTCGACGCCCTCCCGGAAACCGGCCCCGCGGACCTTGTCACCGGCTTCGCCGCCCGCTTCCCCTTCCAGGCCCTCGCCGAAGTCATCGGCCTGCCGCCCGAGTTGGCGGCCCGCTTCGACCGCGACTGGGGCAAGGTCGTCCAGCCGGTCGGACCGACCGACCCCGGGCGCCCGCTGTACGAGGCCCGCCTGCACGGGCTGCAGAGCTACATAGCCGAGGTCGTCGCCCACAAGCGCGAACACGAGGAGGACGACCTGCTCAGCCGCCTGGTCGTGGCCCGTGACCGCCGCGAGCTCTCCCAAGAGGAGCTGGACTCGATGATCTTCCAGCTCCTGGTGGCGGGTCAGGAACCGGTCACCAACCAGATCACCACCGCCCTGATCGCCCTCTTCCGCCACCCCGCCCAACTCGCCCGGCTGCGCGACAACCCGGAGCTGATGCCCCGCGCCGTCGACGAACTCCTCCGCTACGACAGCGCCTTCGAGCTGACCACCTGGCGCTTCTTCGACCGGGACAGCGACCTGCACGGCACCAAGGTCCCGGCCGGGGACTCGGTGATCGTCTCCCTGTGCGCGGCCAACCGCGACCCGCGCCGCTTCCCCGACCCCGACTCCCTCGACCTGGACCGCTCGCCCAATCCCCACCTGGCCTTCGGCCACGGCATCCACTTCTGCCCCGGCGCGTCCCTGGCCCGCCCCGAACTCCAGATCGCGCTGGGCACCCTCCTGGCCCGCCTCCCCGGAGTGCACCTGGCCATCGAAGACGGGGACATCGAGTGGATCCCGGCCGTCCTCGGCCGGGGGACCGATCACCTGCCCGTCGGCTACGACCGACGCGTCTGA
- a CDS encoding L-tyrosine/L-tryptophan isonitrile synthase family protein — protein sequence MPLTTAPDTRPTSSMSAAILDLLLPYHRTTDPSPAAAEAFAHQLRRIAGFVRAGEPVVFTLPGFPCKSPNPAKVLGHLPDQGERLSLGFLNTLCEEIERVHPPGARVIICSDGHVFGDLIRVPDDHIDAYADGLRRLIRESDLHRLSVFDLRDVLGDLPHDAKRAQVCRRYAPTLEALRAEVRSEDHTLALYRGITRFLVDDTADFTGTRSALQRACRTRAYGVIQRSRAWGDLIAEHHPGSVRLSIHPQPIGAPKFGIRLLDAADVWTTPWHSAAVHRTDGTWTLMPRTRAEQLGRLVRRDGRPSHYEQG from the coding sequence ATGCCGCTGACGACCGCACCGGACACCCGCCCCACGAGCAGCATGAGCGCCGCCATCCTGGACCTGCTGCTGCCGTACCACCGCACGACCGACCCCTCGCCCGCGGCGGCGGAGGCGTTCGCGCACCAGCTGCGCCGGATCGCCGGGTTCGTACGTGCCGGGGAACCCGTGGTCTTCACCCTGCCCGGCTTCCCCTGCAAGTCCCCGAACCCCGCAAAGGTCCTCGGCCACCTCCCCGACCAGGGCGAACGCCTCTCCCTCGGCTTCCTGAACACCCTGTGCGAGGAGATCGAGCGGGTCCACCCACCGGGCGCCCGCGTGATCATCTGCTCCGACGGCCATGTCTTCGGCGACCTGATCCGCGTCCCGGACGACCACATAGACGCCTATGCGGACGGACTCAGACGTCTCATCCGGGAGTCGGACCTGCACCGCCTCTCCGTCTTCGACCTGCGCGACGTCCTGGGCGACCTGCCCCACGACGCCAAGCGCGCCCAGGTGTGCCGGCGGTACGCCCCCACCCTGGAGGCGCTGCGAGCCGAGGTCCGCTCCGAGGACCACACCCTCGCCCTGTACCGGGGCATCACCCGGTTCCTCGTCGACGACACCGCCGACTTCACCGGCACCCGCTCCGCCCTCCAACGCGCATGCCGCACACGTGCCTACGGCGTCATCCAGCGCAGCCGAGCCTGGGGCGACCTGATCGCCGAGCACCACCCGGGCTCCGTACGGCTGTCCATCCACCCCCAGCCCATCGGCGCCCCCAAATTCGGCATCCGCCTCCTCGACGCCGCCGACGTCTGGACCACCCCTTGGCACTCGGCCGCCGTGCACCGCACCGACGGCACCTGGACGCTCATGCCCCGCACCCGCGCGGAACAGCTCGGCCGTCTCGTCCGCCGTGACGGCAGACCGAGCCACTATGAACAGGGCTGA